Proteins from a single region of Juglans microcarpa x Juglans regia isolate MS1-56 chromosome 5S, Jm3101_v1.0, whole genome shotgun sequence:
- the LOC121268025 gene encoding uncharacterized protein LOC121268025 gives MAPSSRRSKWVSLLMLLFAHPATAIPAEDGPVPNGDFETTPANGFPSLTVVDRATAIPSWKSKGTVELVEAGEKQGGMILIIPQGRHAVRLGNDAEISQGLSVEKGSIYSVTFSAARTCAQLESLNVSVPPASQTIDLQTLYNVQGWDPYAYAFEAEEEEVSLVFRNPGMEDDPTCGPIIDDIAIKKLFTPDGPKENAVINGDFEEGPWLFRNTSLGVLLPTNLDEEISSLPGWNVESNRAIRYIDSDHYTVPQGKRAVELLSGKEGIISQMVETTPNKPYTLTFSLGQAGDKCKQPLAVMAFAGDQAQNTHYTPDSNSSFQSANLNFTAKAERTRIAFYSVYYNTRSDDMSSLCGPVVDDVRVWLSGCSRNVFEGLMSLRLGFALSMLVFIMV, from the exons ATGGCTCCAAGCTCCAGAAGAAGCAAATGGGTTTCGCTGTTGATGCTTCTCTTTGCCCATCCGGCCACTGCAATTCCTGCAGAAGATG GTCCTGTACCAAACGGTGATTTCGAGACGACCCCAGCAAACGGGTTCCCGAGCTTGACGGTGGTAGACAGAGCCACCGCGATCCCGAGCTGGAAATCGAAGGGCACGGTGGAGCTCGTAGAAGCGGGGGAGAAACAGGGCGGGATGATTCTCATCATACCGCAAGGTAGACACGCGGTGCGGCTCGGTAACGACGCCGAGATCAGCCAGGGGCTGAGCGTGGAGAAGGGGTCCATTTACTCGGTCACCTTCAGCGCCGCCCGCACCTGCGCGCAGTTGGAGTCGCTGAACGTGTCGGTGCCGCCTGCGTCGCAGACGATAGACTTGCAGACACTTTACAACGTGCAGGGGTGGGACCCGTACGCCTACGCGTTCGAGGCGGAGGAGGAAGAGGTGAGTTTGGTTTTTAGGAATCCGGGCATGGAGGATGACCCCACTTGTGGCCCCATCATTGATGACATTGCCATAAAAAAGCTCTTCACTCCCGATGGACCCAAAG AAAATGCAGTTATAAATGGCGATTTTGAAGAAGGCCCATGGCTGTTTAGAAACACCTCACTCGGTGTCTTACTCCCCACCAACCTGGATGAAGAAATATCCTCATTACCGGGTTGGAATGTGGAATCTAACAGAGCCATTCGCTACATAGATTCCGACCATTACACAGTTCCCCAAGGCAAAAGGGCAGTTGAATTGCTTTCTGGTAAGGAAGGCATAATTTCTCAAATGGTGGAAACAACACCAAACAAACCGTACACCTTGACCTTTTCCTTGGGCCAAGCTGGGGACAAATGCAAGCAGCCACTTGCTGTCATGGCCTTTGCTGGAGACCAGGCTCAAAACACTCATTACACGCCTGATTCCAACTCTTCCTTTCAGAGTGCTAATCTCAACTTCACAGCCAAGGCTGAGAGGACCAGAATTGCATTCTACAGTGTCTATTATAACACGAGAAGCGACGACATGAGCTCATTATGCGGTCCGGTGGTTGATGATGTGAGAGTGTGGCTTTCTGGGTGTAGTAGAAATGTGTTTGAAGGATTGATGAGTTTGAGGCTTGGCTTTGCTCTTTCAATGTTGGTTTTCATCATGGTGTAG